One genomic window of Deltaproteobacteria bacterium HGW-Deltaproteobacteria-6 includes the following:
- a CDS encoding menaquinol oxidoreductase — translation MALKAESNISISLIIVIAIMALPAALYATDWTGGLTTVVPGVALAIFVIGFIRRILLWAKSPVPFRIPTTCGQEKSLPWIKSAPFENPSGIPGVIGRMALEILLFRSLFRNSDVEIIDRRPVYGSTGWLWFFGLIFHGSLLVIILRHLRFFTEPILPGIAALSAVDGFFELAVPTLYLSDVLLLAAVIFLFVRRIVNAQLRYISQVPDYFALLLIAAIAATGLWMRHIQPTDLEQVKALVMGWVTLSPYSPQSVGVVFFIHLFLICVLLAWFPFSKLMHAGGIFLSPTRNLANNSRSLRHINPWNGPVPVHTYEEYEDEFRDKMKAAGLPVEKE, via the coding sequence ATGGCATTGAAAGCAGAAAGTAACATCAGCATCTCCCTGATCATTGTTATCGCCATTATGGCGCTGCCCGCGGCGCTGTATGCGACGGACTGGACCGGCGGACTTACCACCGTTGTGCCCGGCGTTGCCCTGGCCATCTTTGTTATCGGGTTCATCCGGCGGATTCTCCTTTGGGCCAAATCGCCGGTTCCTTTCCGCATTCCTACAACGTGCGGCCAGGAAAAATCTCTTCCCTGGATCAAGTCTGCTCCTTTCGAAAATCCGTCAGGCATTCCGGGAGTCATCGGCAGAATGGCACTGGAGATATTGCTTTTCCGGTCTCTTTTCCGGAATAGCGATGTGGAAATTATCGACAGACGGCCGGTTTACGGCAGTACCGGCTGGCTGTGGTTCTTCGGTTTAATTTTTCATGGTTCGCTGCTGGTGATCATCCTGCGCCATCTGCGCTTCTTCACCGAACCGATTCTTCCCGGCATTGCGGCCCTCTCCGCGGTGGATGGTTTCTTTGAACTGGCCGTGCCGACCCTCTATCTTAGCGATGTCCTGCTGCTTGCGGCAGTCATCTTTCTGTTCGTCAGACGGATCGTCAATGCGCAGCTTCGTTATATTTCGCAGGTCCCGGATTATTTTGCCCTGCTGCTGATTGCGGCCATTGCCGCAACGGGCCTCTGGATGCGTCATATTCAGCCCACGGATCTCGAACAGGTTAAGGCGCTGGTCATGGGATGGGTGACCCTGTCTCCTTACTCGCCGCAAAGTGTGGGTGTAGTCTTTTTTATTCATTTGTTTTTGATCTGTGTTCTGCTGGCCTGGTTTCCCTTCAGCAAACTCATGCACGCGGGCGGCATCTTTCTCAGCCCGACCCGCAATCTCGCCAACAACAGCCGGAGTCTAAGACATATCAATCCGTGGAACGGGCCTGTCCCGGTCCATACTTATGAAGAATATGAAGATGAGTTCCGCGATAAGATGAAGGCCGCGGGATTACCCGTGGAAAAGGAGTAG